In Candidatus Vicinibacter proximus, the following are encoded in one genomic region:
- a CDS encoding T9SS type A sorting domain-containing protein produces the protein MLERGLVIFGFIWICSIAEAQSLERLDIPFLYGGKNIQYATTGGVNNVQFSQGDLNFDGTPDLILFDRNGDVFMPFLYNTKIGRYDFTPSIVKNFPRVRDWVIMKDFNKDGIIDIFSSSFNTQGPAGIEVYKGFRIGNELKFNIVNTYNFINILMWPTGGNKFTQIPVDYTDLPTIEDIDSDGDLDILVFSPGGTRVEFYKNIAIERGWSLDSLKYVLEDNCYGNFSEGGFTSDIFLSGSPDTCASGLIKNSNAKRHSGSTLLTLDLNGDQLQDLLVGDLSNPHLIALYNGGTKTNAWMNLQDKTWPSENIPVDMVIFNGAFEVDVNLDGNKDVVVAPNQRFLALNTNNIHYYRKFIDNGKIKFNLESKKYLVDEMLDFGASAFPCFVDYNQDGLLDLLVGTEGIFLQGNTLEASMVLFENKGTKNIPEFHLVDSNYLNFKRFSTGQNPSYNFAPTFGDLDGDGDLDMLVGEYNGSFFYCENIAGPGNKFNFKNPVYAFQNLEVKGFSAPCFVDLNRDGLLDIVVGSLTSNNNSNFEPCGSFYYFQNQGSKTSPFFNPDPNLLPNTQCLGGVIMDGIGSKVNSSPVVFDFEGKYKLFAGGFLGRTLVCGDMETNIYNDFKIEFTDYGNLREGEKTHLSLADIDNDGVLEMAVGNQRGGFAIFKTTYLTNGNQVSNKDLDKTEFFIYPNPANDFIICELEQFMDGTISIYDIQGKLKWMDEFKNQKLIQVNISLTPGLYMVKLTGHNVQKFKSLIIK, from the coding sequence ATGCTGGAAAGAGGATTGGTGATATTTGGATTCATTTGGATTTGTTCGATAGCGGAAGCACAGAGTTTAGAGCGGCTGGACATTCCCTTTTTGTACGGTGGAAAAAATATTCAATATGCCACTACAGGTGGCGTTAATAATGTTCAATTTAGTCAGGGTGATTTAAATTTTGATGGCACTCCGGATTTAATCTTGTTTGATCGGAACGGAGACGTATTTATGCCTTTTCTGTATAATACTAAAATAGGCCGTTATGATTTTACACCATCCATCGTAAAAAATTTTCCAAGAGTAAGGGATTGGGTTATCATGAAGGATTTTAATAAAGATGGCATTATCGATATTTTTTCAAGTTCATTCAATACACAAGGGCCAGCAGGTATTGAAGTTTATAAGGGATTCCGGATTGGGAACGAACTTAAATTCAATATAGTGAACACCTATAATTTTATCAATATTCTGATGTGGCCAACCGGTGGAAATAAATTTACGCAGATTCCTGTAGATTATACCGATTTGCCAACCATCGAAGATATAGATTCCGATGGAGATTTAGATATTTTGGTTTTCTCTCCGGGAGGAACCCGTGTAGAGTTTTATAAAAATATTGCAATAGAAAGAGGCTGGTCCCTCGATTCGTTAAAATATGTTTTGGAGGATAATTGTTATGGAAATTTTTCTGAAGGTGGTTTTACCAGTGATATTTTTCTAAGTGGCAGTCCGGATACTTGTGCATCTGGATTGATTAAAAATTCTAATGCCAAACGTCATTCTGGTTCCACATTATTGACTCTGGATCTGAATGGAGATCAGCTGCAGGATCTTTTGGTTGGCGATTTATCTAATCCACATCTGATCGCGTTGTATAATGGTGGGACCAAGACCAATGCCTGGATGAATCTTCAGGATAAAACCTGGCCATCGGAAAATATTCCGGTTGACATGGTGATCTTTAATGGAGCGTTTGAAGTAGATGTTAATTTGGATGGAAATAAGGATGTTGTCGTTGCACCAAACCAACGATTTTTGGCACTCAACACCAACAATATTCATTATTATAGAAAGTTCATAGATAATGGAAAAATTAAATTTAATCTGGAAAGTAAAAAATATTTGGTGGATGAAATGCTAGATTTTGGAGCATCCGCTTTTCCATGTTTTGTCGATTACAATCAGGATGGTTTATTGGATTTATTGGTAGGAACGGAGGGTATTTTTCTTCAGGGTAACACTCTTGAAGCTAGCATGGTTTTATTTGAAAATAAGGGGACAAAAAACATTCCCGAATTTCATTTGGTAGACAGCAATTATCTGAATTTTAAGAGATTTAGTACAGGGCAAAATCCTAGTTATAATTTCGCACCAACATTCGGTGATCTTGATGGAGACGGTGATCTGGATATGTTGGTTGGAGAATATAATGGCTCTTTTTTTTATTGTGAAAATATTGCAGGTCCCGGAAATAAATTCAATTTTAAAAATCCTGTTTATGCATTTCAAAATTTAGAGGTAAAAGGTTTTAGCGCGCCATGTTTCGTCGATTTGAATAGGGATGGGTTATTGGATATAGTGGTTGGTTCTTTAACCAGTAACAATAATTCAAATTTTGAACCTTGCGGAAGCTTTTATTATTTTCAAAATCAAGGTTCAAAAACAAGCCCCTTTTTTAATCCTGATCCAAATTTATTACCCAACACACAATGTCTGGGTGGCGTGATTATGGATGGTATAGGCTCAAAGGTAAATTCTTCCCCGGTTGTCTTTGATTTTGAAGGCAAGTACAAATTATTTGCTGGGGGATTTCTTGGAAGGACATTAGTCTGCGGAGATATGGAAACCAATATTTATAATGATTTTAAAATCGAATTCACCGATTATGGCAACCTAAGAGAAGGGGAAAAAACACATCTTTCCTTAGCAGATATTGACAACGACGGCGTTCTGGAAATGGCTGTTGGAAATCAACGAGGAGGGTTTGCCATTTTTAAAACAACATATCTTACCAATGGAAACCAGGTTTCTAACAAGGATCTGGATAAGACAGAATTCTTTATTTACCCGAATCCTGCAAATGATTTTATTATTTGTGAATTGGAACAATTCATGGATGGAACCATCAGCATTTATGATATCCAGGGTAAATTGAAATGGATGGATGAATTTAAAAATCAAAAGTTGATTCAGGTAAATATTTCACTTACACCAGGACTTTATATGGTAAAATTAACTGGTCATAATGTGCAAAAATTCAAGTCTCTAATAATTAAATAG
- a CDS encoding T9SS type A sorting domain-containing protein has product MKGILLHLFSISFLLLFTKLASGQSVYRFSPLQKNVLIDEVVEFSSPSPAISSTLPPAILALNFHINDQNEAGGILLKFNERTECTQSILLTVKDGNIQLKDQIQVGADLIVLANYFSKVNQNTGVFIARINMETKLVIWSQLFGSGHPIDTYSAADMYYSRGFLYVLANKSTLVGPTSRDRMSIWKLSENGELSFSLTINNDNKGDVDFGTSIAITPDNNILAVGLSTPINSSVGKIVMCKLSLSGQLQLTRDLVFKDVNGRVQRPDFPFLDINTGNIHIGCQAVLERSDQGMILITMLDSDLNLRTWRDYSPKIHMEDFKIGGGKFLLSGQEPVTNGGTGYGMVGINNLNAIPEIIDYYKTGFESVSIATSSSIVYHNAWQQYLMASRPNKSSESFVNIVERKNDLNGSCAEPFTFSVTKDEVTVNDIGVLHADSLMLGKEPFDFDLTDISFARETICLKTGINENTEAEFILSPNPATRFLNVTHDFENWQDSKIYIYDLFGRVVFVQSLFSESENLDISSLENGLYLVSLQDEKLRKKVVRRFLKMD; this is encoded by the coding sequence ATGAAAGGAATACTTCTGCATCTTTTTTCAATTTCATTTTTATTGCTTTTTACAAAATTAGCATCAGGGCAATCCGTGTATCGTTTTTCCCCACTTCAGAAGAATGTATTAATAGATGAAGTGGTTGAATTTAGTTCCCCCAGTCCTGCTATTTCAAGCACATTGCCGCCGGCAATTCTGGCTTTAAATTTTCACATTAATGACCAGAATGAGGCAGGAGGAATTTTGTTAAAATTTAATGAAAGAACCGAATGTACCCAATCCATTTTACTTACAGTAAAGGATGGTAATATACAGTTAAAGGATCAGATCCAGGTAGGAGCGGATCTCATTGTACTGGCAAATTACTTTTCAAAAGTCAACCAAAATACTGGTGTATTCATTGCAAGAATTAATATGGAAACTAAATTGGTGATTTGGTCCCAGCTATTTGGCTCAGGTCATCCGATAGATACCTATAGCGCAGCAGACATGTATTACTCTAGAGGATTTCTATATGTTCTGGCCAATAAAAGTACACTTGTAGGCCCCACCTCCAGAGATAGAATGTCCATCTGGAAATTGTCAGAGAATGGAGAATTGTCTTTTAGTTTAACCATAAACAACGACAATAAAGGGGATGTTGATTTTGGCACCTCGATTGCAATCACGCCGGATAATAATATACTAGCAGTCGGATTAAGTACACCCATAAATAGTTCTGTTGGTAAGATTGTAATGTGCAAATTATCTTTGTCAGGGCAGTTACAGTTAACACGAGATCTAGTTTTTAAAGATGTAAATGGTAGAGTTCAAAGACCGGATTTTCCATTTCTGGACATAAATACCGGGAATATTCATATTGGATGTCAGGCAGTACTTGAACGATCAGACCAAGGTATGATATTGATTACCATGTTGGATAGTGATTTAAATCTGCGGACCTGGAGAGACTATAGCCCCAAAATACACATGGAGGACTTTAAGATTGGTGGTGGCAAATTTCTTTTATCGGGACAGGAACCTGTTACTAATGGTGGGACAGGATATGGCATGGTGGGCATAAATAATTTAAATGCTATTCCGGAAATTATAGATTATTACAAAACAGGATTTGAATCTGTAAGTATAGCAACCAGTTCTTCCATTGTTTATCACAATGCCTGGCAACAATATTTGATGGCTTCAAGGCCAAATAAGTCATCCGAATCTTTTGTGAATATTGTAGAAAGAAAGAACGATTTAAATGGTTCTTGTGCTGAACCATTTACATTTTCCGTAACCAAAGATGAAGTGACAGTAAATGACATTGGCGTTTTGCATGCAGATAGTTTGATGCTGGGGAAAGAGCCTTTTGATTTTGATTTAACAGACATCAGTTTTGCAAGGGAAACCATTTGTTTGAAAACCGGAATAAATGAAAATACTGAAGCAGAGTTTATTCTTTCCCCAAATCCCGCAACAAGATTTTTAAATGTGACGCATGACTTTGAAAACTGGCAAGATTCCAAAATTTATATTTATGATTTGTTTGGAAGAGTGGTGTTCGTACAAAGTTTATTTAGCGAATCAGAAAACCTGGACATTTCAAGCTTGGAAAATGGTCTTTACTTAGTAAGCCTACAAGATGAAAAGCTCCGGAAAAAAGTTGTGAGGAGATTTTTAAAGATGGATTAA
- a CDS encoding M42 family metallopeptidase: MSLITKKSEEFLFEYLNNASPTGHEAEGQKIWLKYIKPFIDEWHLDYYGTLYGIINPGMDFRVIIEGHSDEISWMVNYITDDGFIYVIRNGGADQSIAPSKRVNIHTPKGIVKGIFGWPAIHMRKGNDTNLTATIENIFIDIGAKDKEEVEKMGIHVGCVITYEDELIKLNNKYYVGRALDNRMGGFCIAEVARLIKQNKKKLPFSLYVVNSVQEEIGLRGAEMITQTIKPNVAIVTDVTHDTHTPMVKTKEQGSIKCGSGPVICYAPAVHNKLQKIIVDTAEKKKIPIQKSAASRSTGTDTDAFAYSNGGVPSGLISLPLRYMHTTVESANIEDVENVIKLIYEVLLNINPKESLKYF, from the coding sequence ATGTCATTAATTACAAAAAAATCAGAAGAATTCTTATTTGAATATTTGAACAATGCCTCTCCCACCGGTCACGAAGCGGAGGGACAGAAAATATGGCTTAAGTATATTAAACCATTTATTGATGAATGGCATCTGGACTATTATGGTACGTTATACGGTATCATTAATCCGGGGATGGATTTCAGAGTAATCATTGAAGGCCATTCTGATGAGATCTCCTGGATGGTAAATTACATTACCGATGATGGATTTATTTATGTCATTAGAAACGGGGGTGCTGATCAATCTATAGCACCTTCAAAAAGAGTAAACATACATACACCTAAAGGCATTGTAAAAGGAATTTTTGGTTGGCCTGCAATTCACATGAGAAAGGGCAATGATACTAATTTGACAGCAACCATTGAAAACATTTTTATTGACATTGGGGCGAAGGACAAGGAGGAAGTAGAAAAAATGGGTATTCATGTAGGGTGCGTGATTACCTATGAAGATGAGCTTATAAAACTGAATAACAAATATTATGTCGGGCGGGCGTTAGACAATAGAATGGGTGGATTTTGCATTGCAGAGGTTGCCAGGCTGATCAAACAGAATAAGAAGAAACTGCCATTTTCTCTTTATGTAGTAAATTCTGTACAAGAAGAAATTGGTCTAAGAGGAGCAGAAATGATTACGCAGACCATTAAACCAAATGTGGCCATTGTAACGGATGTGACACACGACACCCATACCCCTATGGTAAAAACAAAAGAGCAAGGCAGTATCAAATGCGGTTCAGGACCTGTAATTTGTTATGCGCCGGCTGTGCATAACAAGTTGCAAAAAATAATTGTAGACACCGCAGAAAAGAAAAAAATACCGATCCAAAAGTCAGCGGCTTCAAGAAGTACAGGAACAGATACAGATGCCTTTGCTTACAGTAATGGTGGAGTTCCTTCAGGTTTGATTTCTTTGCCTTTAAGATACATGCATACCACGGTTGAGTCAGCAAATATTGAAGATGTTGAAAATGTGATTAAGCTGATTTATGAAGTATTGCTTAACATTAATCCTAAAGAAAGCTTAAAGTACTTTTAA
- a CDS encoding orotate phosphoribosyltransferase, which produces MNLANNIADRLMQINAIKLNAQNPFTWASGLRSPIYCDNRLILSFPEVRKIVVAALAREALSFESMNAIAGVATAGIAWGGLVADRLELPFCYVRNKPKEHGMKNLIEGQLPENSKVLVIEDLISTGGSSMEAVHALQQSGYEVVGVLSIFQYGFESAFEKFNAQNIKFKSLTDFQTLLVRALQAKYISSPDYENLKSWNLNPKLWSDAFVNHN; this is translated from the coding sequence ATGAATTTGGCAAACAACATAGCAGACAGATTGATGCAAATTAACGCAATTAAGTTAAATGCTCAAAATCCCTTTACATGGGCTTCCGGTCTGAGATCACCTATTTATTGTGATAACAGGCTGATCCTATCATTTCCGGAGGTCAGAAAAATTGTTGTTGCTGCATTAGCCAGAGAAGCTTTGAGCTTTGAGAGCATGAATGCCATTGCCGGGGTAGCCACCGCCGGTATAGCCTGGGGGGGCTTGGTGGCAGACCGCCTCGAACTTCCATTCTGCTATGTACGGAACAAACCAAAAGAACATGGCATGAAAAACCTCATTGAGGGACAATTGCCTGAAAATTCAAAAGTTCTGGTAATAGAGGATCTCATCTCTACCGGAGGCAGTTCTATGGAAGCGGTACATGCGCTCCAACAGTCTGGTTATGAAGTGGTGGGTGTTCTTTCTATCTTTCAGTATGGCTTTGAGTCTGCATTTGAAAAATTTAATGCCCAAAACATAAAATTCAAGTCATTAACAGACTTTCAGACACTTTTGGTACGTGCTTTGCAAGCAAAATATATCTCTTCCCCAGATTACGAAAATTTGAAATCCTGGAACCTTAATCCGAAGTTATGGTCAGATGCCTTTGTCAACCATAATTAA
- a CDS encoding NUDIX hydrolase produces the protein MYEIYINDRLLVLLSEAELSNYQTDSSTLVMPYMGIKKNLFQFMDILEKSNRFSNVVLFSKDLKQLYEDICSLLLIIPAGGGIIKNLDNKILMIFRKGFWDLPKGKLDPQEKFKDAALRECQEETGLQNLSLDGKFEMTLHFFRDKSYTRCLKKTKWYLMSYQGVAPPIPQIEEDIEGIGWFGLQDALQLRPMHLSILNLLKNYKLKSEI, from the coding sequence ATGTACGAAATTTATATAAATGACCGATTATTGGTGCTTCTTTCCGAGGCGGAATTGTCAAATTACCAGACCGATTCCTCTACCCTGGTGATGCCTTATATGGGGATTAAAAAGAATCTGTTCCAGTTTATGGACATTCTGGAAAAATCAAACCGTTTTAGTAATGTTGTCCTGTTTTCCAAGGATTTGAAGCAGTTGTACGAAGATATCTGCAGCTTGTTGTTGATCATTCCTGCCGGAGGGGGTATCATCAAGAATTTGGACAATAAGATTTTAATGATATTCAGAAAAGGTTTTTGGGATTTACCAAAAGGTAAATTGGATCCTCAGGAAAAATTTAAAGATGCAGCATTAAGAGAGTGTCAGGAGGAAACAGGTTTGCAAAATCTTAGTTTGGATGGTAAATTCGAAATGACGCTCCATTTTTTTAGAGATAAATCTTACACAAGATGCCTGAAAAAAACAAAATGGTACTTAATGAGCTATCAGGGAGTAGCACCACCAATTCCACAGATTGAAGAAGACATTGAAGGAATTGGATGGTTCGGCCTACAGGATGCCTTGCAGTTAAGACCAATGCACCTCAGCATTTTGAATCTTTTGAAAAATTATAAATTGAAATCAGAAATTTGA
- the dapF gene encoding diaminopimelate epimerase, with amino-acid sequence MKIENLPFEKFQGTGNDFIILDFFEFEFLDLHQHEFIERMCDRRFGIGADGLIAVCKEDGYDFRMKYLNSDGRFSTFCGNGSRCASSYVAQKLNLKTLNFIAADGPHSAWIKDNFVSVKMQDIQNYEQTPFGPLIQSGSPHLIREVPNPSMVDVFTQGKKLRYDFSTEGANINFVSNNNGFIQIATYERGVEDKTLSCGTGITASAYFYAVKNGVQGDIVQTIESEGGTLTVSLHLQGKIATNVILSGPAEWVYSGFYPMNPIR; translated from the coding sequence ATGAAAATTGAAAATTTACCATTTGAAAAATTCCAGGGTACAGGTAACGATTTTATTATTTTGGATTTTTTCGAATTTGAATTTCTTGATCTCCATCAACATGAATTCATCGAACGGATGTGCGATCGAAGATTTGGAATTGGTGCGGATGGATTGATTGCCGTATGTAAAGAAGATGGGTATGACTTCCGTATGAAGTATCTCAATTCTGATGGTAGATTTTCTACCTTCTGTGGCAATGGTAGTCGTTGTGCTTCTTCCTATGTAGCGCAAAAACTTAATTTAAAAACTTTAAATTTTATAGCAGCAGATGGTCCTCATTCTGCTTGGATTAAAGATAATTTCGTTTCCGTGAAAATGCAGGATATCCAAAATTATGAACAAACCCCTTTTGGACCTTTGATCCAAAGTGGTTCTCCACACTTGATCCGCGAAGTTCCGAATCCATCCATGGTGGATGTTTTTACGCAAGGAAAAAAGCTTAGATATGATTTTTCAACGGAGGGCGCCAATATTAATTTTGTCAGTAATAACAATGGATTCATCCAAATAGCCACCTACGAACGGGGTGTTGAAGACAAGACTCTGTCCTGTGGAACAGGGATAACTGCATCCGCTTATTTCTATGCTGTGAAAAATGGGGTGCAGGGTGACATAGTCCAAACCATCGAATCTGAGGGAGGGACATTAACTGTTTCATTGCACCTCCAAGGCAAGATCGCGACCAACGTAATACTCAGTGGGCCTGCAGAATGGGTTTACAGCGGTTTTTACCCAATGAATCCTATCCGATAG
- a CDS encoding nucleoside-diphosphate kinase → MASNRTFTMIKPDAVESGYIGGILDKICSAGFKIVAMKYTRLSRDKAAEFYAVHSERPFYGELVDFMSRGPIVAAILEKENAVEDFRKLIGATNPANAEPGTIRAQFAKSVGENAVHGSDSDENAAIEGAFHFAGVEIF, encoded by the coding sequence ATGGCAAGTAACAGAACCTTTACAATGATCAAACCGGATGCTGTAGAATCTGGTTATATTGGTGGAATACTGGATAAAATCTGCAGCGCAGGTTTTAAAATAGTAGCCATGAAATACACCAGGCTATCCAGGGATAAAGCAGCTGAATTTTATGCGGTACATAGTGAACGACCATTTTATGGCGAACTGGTAGATTTTATGTCCAGAGGTCCTATTGTTGCAGCTATTCTGGAAAAAGAAAATGCGGTTGAAGATTTTAGAAAGCTAATTGGCGCTACAAACCCTGCCAACGCCGAACCGGGTACTATTCGAGCTCAGTTTGCTAAAAGTGTTGGAGAAAATGCTGTTCACGGTTCAGATTCCGATGAAAATGCGGCCATAGAAGGTGCATTTCACTTTGCCGGAGTAGAGATTTTTTAA
- a CDS encoding bifunctional oligoribonuclease/PAP phosphatase NrnA: MEDLSKLSELLAFPKEIVLLSHRNPDGDAIGSCLALSLYLQGKGHKTSVLFPSEYPLAFEWMPQSEEIIIYDLTPSVAENAIQKAQIIFCLDFNSLDRIDKMGLKVHASTVPKVLIDHHLDPEPFADLVFSNTSYSSTSEIVYHIIKQLEPSKPISRLIADCLYTGIMTDTGSFHHSTSAEVFRLMAELKEGGLDDTHIQELVNNSQPDKYLKLLGHCLHNRMELIPEWNLGIIYLNREDYRNFDIQRGDTEGIINYLMMLKSIKVGILIMNQPSIVKLSMRSKGDFSVQAICREHFNGGGHRNASGGASRLSLEETIKKIKDIFPGYVFANQLN; encoded by the coding sequence ATGGAGGATCTTAGCAAATTATCAGAATTATTGGCATTTCCAAAGGAAATTGTGTTGCTTTCTCACAGGAATCCGGATGGAGATGCAATTGGATCTTGCCTGGCCTTAAGTCTTTATCTTCAGGGAAAAGGGCATAAGACCAGTGTTCTTTTTCCAAGTGAGTATCCTTTGGCTTTCGAGTGGATGCCCCAATCTGAAGAAATTATCATTTATGATTTGACTCCTTCTGTTGCTGAAAATGCGATCCAGAAGGCTCAAATAATATTTTGTCTGGACTTTAATTCACTGGATCGAATTGATAAAATGGGGTTGAAGGTACATGCGTCCACGGTTCCTAAAGTGTTGATTGATCACCACCTGGATCCGGAACCCTTTGCAGACCTGGTGTTTTCCAATACCAGCTACAGTTCAACGTCCGAAATTGTCTACCACATCATCAAACAGCTTGAACCATCGAAACCAATCTCAAGATTGATTGCCGATTGCTTGTATACTGGAATAATGACGGACACAGGTTCATTCCACCATTCTACCTCAGCCGAAGTGTTCAGATTAATGGCAGAACTTAAAGAAGGTGGACTTGACGATACCCATATTCAGGAATTGGTAAACAACAGCCAACCCGATAAGTATCTGAAATTATTAGGCCATTGTTTGCACAACAGAATGGAACTTATTCCTGAATGGAATTTGGGTATCATTTATTTAAACAGGGAGGATTACAGGAATTTTGATATCCAGCGGGGAGATACAGAAGGTATTATCAATTACTTAATGATGCTCAAAAGTATCAAGGTTGGTATCCTCATCATGAATCAACCTTCCATTGTAAAGCTAAGCATGAGATCTAAGGGAGATTTTTCCGTCCAAGCTATTTGCAGAGAGCATTTTAACGGGGGAGGACACCGCAATGCTTCCGGTGGAGCTTCCAGACTAAGTCTTGAAGAAACCATCAAAAAAATTAAAGACATTTTTCCCGGATATGTCTTTGCCAATCAATTAAATTAA
- a CDS encoding FKBP-type peptidyl-prolyl cis-trans isomerase yields the protein MKSNLLLLCLAILLGNVACKKGGSVKSTINGHKYTIIQDETGPNAKEGDYVYFTYMVRAKDSVVFNSAMQAPVIKFKLPKIEKTDDLTKSQPILELLINMSKGDSATVSHVIDENVKKQIGIPDISQLEYDVKLVDIKTEAEYAADMEVEAKERNEKIAASQALVPEIEKSIKMTIEDFKSGKNKDQVITTASGLKYIVHTTGSGEKPEIGKLVSVNYYGSLMDGTRFDDSWSRGQEFSFPIGQGQVIKGWDEGVSLLPIGSKATFFIPYALAYGEAGSPPTIPAKSDLVFYVELNGVK from the coding sequence ATGAAATCAAATTTGCTGTTATTATGTCTTGCCATTTTGCTGGGTAATGTTGCCTGCAAAAAAGGTGGATCCGTAAAATCGACAATCAATGGGCATAAATATACCATCATCCAGGATGAAACTGGTCCAAATGCCAAGGAGGGAGATTATGTCTATTTTACCTATATGGTTAGAGCTAAAGACTCAGTAGTTTTTAATTCTGCTATGCAGGCACCGGTAATCAAATTCAAGTTACCAAAAATTGAAAAAACCGATGATCTCACTAAAAGCCAGCCGATACTGGAACTATTGATTAACATGTCCAAAGGAGATAGTGCAACCGTATCTCATGTAATTGATGAAAATGTAAAAAAACAGATTGGCATTCCGGACATTTCTCAATTGGAATACGATGTTAAATTGGTGGACATCAAAACTGAAGCCGAGTATGCTGCCGACATGGAAGTAGAAGCAAAAGAGCGCAATGAAAAAATTGCTGCTTCACAAGCTTTGGTTCCGGAAATTGAAAAGAGCATCAAAATGACCATTGAAGATTTTAAAAGTGGCAAAAATAAAGATCAGGTAATCACCACTGCATCCGGCTTAAAATATATCGTACATACCACAGGTTCCGGAGAAAAACCGGAAATAGGTAAATTGGTATCCGTAAATTATTATGGATCCTTAATGGACGGTACAAGATTCGATGATTCATGGTCAAGAGGTCAGGAGTTTAGCTTTCCTATTGGTCAGGGACAGGTTATTAAAGGATGGGATGAAGGTGTTTCCTTACTTCCTATTGGATCTAAAGCAACTTTCTTTATTCCTTACGCTTTGGCTTATGGAGAAGCAGGGTCTCCACCAACAATTCCTGCAAAATCAGATTTGGTTTTTTATGTAGAACTGAATGGTGTTAAATAA
- the prfB gene encoding peptide chain release factor 2 (programmed frameshift): MTLDQLKELKARLGELGGFFDVDKKLLELEDKEQQTLDPDFWSNGHKAEMIMKEIKSHKKWISSYMNAKSHLDDLEVLLEFFDAGEVSEEELDHKYDECIKLVEDIEFFSTLNKPEDELSCLVEINSGAGGTEACDWSAMLFRMYQMWAEKSGFKVTVVNKQDGDVAGIKTAELEIQGDYAYGMLKGENGVHRLVRVSPFNAQGKRMTSFSSVFVHPLVDDRIEVEINVADLEWDTFRSSGAGGQHVNKTESAVRVRHLPSGIVVECQQERSQHQNREKALQMLKSRLYERELQRQFEEKEKLESTKMKNEWGSQIRSYVLDDRRVKDHRTGFQTGNTDAVLNGGLDDFLKAFMMHKTVGEGDIDLN, encoded by the exons ATGACTTTAGATCAATTAAAAGAGCTTAAAGCGCGGCTCGGTGAGTTA GGAGGTTTCTTTGACGTCGATAAGAAACTCCTCGAACTAGAAGATAAAGAACAACAAACCCTGGACCCGGATTTCTGGTCTAATGGTCATAAGGCAGAAATGATCATGAAAGAAATCAAATCGCACAAAAAGTGGATTTCTTCTTACATGAATGCCAAGTCACACCTGGATGATTTGGAAGTTTTGTTGGAATTTTTTGACGCAGGCGAGGTTTCAGAAGAAGAACTGGATCACAAATATGATGAGTGCATCAAGCTTGTGGAGGACATTGAGTTTTTCTCCACATTAAATAAACCCGAAGACGAATTGAGCTGTCTGGTAGAAATAAACTCTGGAGCAGGAGGAACTGAAGCTTGTGATTGGTCTGCAATGTTATTCAGAATGTACCAGATGTGGGCGGAAAAAAGTGGCTTTAAGGTTACAGTGGTCAACAAACAAGATGGGGATGTGGCCGGTATAAAAACCGCGGAACTCGAAATTCAAGGTGACTACGCTTATGGTATGTTGAAGGGAGAGAATGGTGTACATAGACTTGTGCGTGTGAGTCCGTTTAACGCACAGGGTAAGCGAATGACCTCTTTTTCTTCCGTTTTTGTCCATCCTTTAGTAGATGATCGCATTGAGGTGGAGATTAATGTAGCAGATCTGGAATGGGATACTTTTAGATCAAGCGGCGCAGGAGGTCAACACGTAAATAAAACGGAATCCGCGGTAAGGGTAAGGCATTTACCCAGTGGAATTGTAGTTGAATGCCAACAAGAAAGGTCTCAGCACCAAAACAGGGAAAAAGCATTGCAAATGCTTAAATCCAGATTATACGAAAGGGAATTGCAACGGCAATTTGAAGAAAAAGAAAAACTGGAATCCACTAAAATGAAAAATGAATGGGGGTCCCAGATCCGTTCCTACGTATTGGACGACCGGAGGGTCAAAGACCATAGAACCGGTTTTCAGACCGGGAATACGGATGCGGTTTTAAATGGCGGATTAGATGATTTCTTGAAGGCTTTTATGATGCACAAAACTGTCGGGGAAGGGGATATTGATCTAAATTAA